From the Quercus lobata isolate SW786 chromosome 6, ValleyOak3.0 Primary Assembly, whole genome shotgun sequence genome, one window contains:
- the LOC115950555 gene encoding peroxidase 10-like: protein MDQNPYKLFFVALFCLLILSPPVSCQLDYKFYDSTCPNLTYIVRKTVWSAIANDTRIAASLLRLHFHDCFVNGCDGSLLLDDTTTFTGEKNASPNKDSARGFEVIDTIKATLEKACPSTVSCADILTLVAREAVYLAGGQYFFWAVPLGRRDGTTASQSAANDQLPSPFEPLENITAKFTSKGLDIKDLVLLSGAHTIGFAQCFTFKPRLFDFAKSGKPDPTLDGSLLQKLQSVCPNQADSDTKLAPLDPVTSDKFDNSYYTNLVSNSGLLQSDQALMGNNKTASLVTYYSKFSYSFSRDFGASMVKMANIGVLTGQTGEIRKNCRVVN, encoded by the exons ATGGATCAAAATCCctacaaacttttctttgtggCCTTGTTTTGCCTCCTGATCCTAAGTCCTCCTGTATCCTGCCAACTTGATTATAAATTCTATGATTCCACTTGTCCCAATCTGACATATATTGTTCGAAAAACTGTCTGGTCAGCCATTGCAAATGATACTAGGATTGCAGCCTCACTCTTGCGGCTTCACTTCCACGATTGTTTTGTTAAT GGATGTGATGGATCATTGTTACTTGATGATACCACCACATTTACGGGGGAGAAAAATGCATCGCCTAACAAAGATTCAGCTAGAGGCTTTGAGGTTATCGACACAATCAAGGCTACTTTGGAGAAAGCTTGCCCATCCACAGTTTCTTGTGCTGATATACTAACTCTTGTAGCAAGAGAAGCTGTTTATCTA GCTGGaggtcaatattttttttgggctgtACCCTTGGGTCGCCGAGATGGCACAACAGCGAGTCAGAGTGCAGCTAATGATCAGTTGCCAAGCCCTTTTGAGCCATTAGAAAATATCACCGCAAAATTTACTTCAAAGGGTCTGGATATAAAGGATTTAGTGCTGCTATCAG GTGCGCACACTATTGGTTTTGCTCAATGCTTTACATTCAAGCCAAGGCTTTTCGACTTTGCCAAGTCTGGTAAACCTGATCCAACCCTTGATGGATCCCTCCTACAAAAGTTGCAGAGCGTGTGCCCAAACCAAGCTGATTCTGACACAAAATTAGCTCCCTTGGATCCAGTCACTTCGGACAAATTTGATAATAGCTATTACACAAACCTTGTGAGCAACTCAGGGCTACTTCAGTCAGATCAAGCTCTTATGGGGAACAATAAAACTGCTTCACTGGTCACTTACTACAGCAAATTCTCTTACTCTTTCTCCCGGGATTTTGGAGCATCAATGGTGAAGATGGCCAACATAGGTGTACTTACTGGACAAACTGGAGAGATTAGGAAGAACTGTAGGGTGGTGAACTAA